Proteins from one Psychromonas sp. psych-6C06 genomic window:
- a CDS encoding AAA family ATPase — translation MYQEFFSLNQQPFSIAPEPDFLFFTEQHKEALAHLTYGLQGNGGFVVLTGEVGTGKTSVCRFLLQDMPADTDVASITNPAVSEIALLVEICNQFSISYDRDNISLKVMFDALASWMLENHQHGRHAIVLIDEAQHLSFNVLEQLRLLTNIESDNQKPLQIILVGQTDLQKKLLTKELRQLSQRITARYHLRGLNKQETSFYIHHRLNRSGAKGPIFDPQSIPVIYKASRGIPKLINQICDRCLLSAYTQSSISISAPIAKQAISEAELPKHPHPFAPYIPHSVAIVSVILTVFIINSQAPAIANYFKDSEEQAMQKEWLKIINNANTQPSPAVSEQVDASGNPPSVTTLTAVGTLLAMPSSSYSLQLAALPNESSVERFFDEYPRLKGKTYLYHGVTSKKSKYIILLGTFHTYKMAKLASKEFQNQFPKIDPWIKDYKTIHRDIE, via the coding sequence ATGTACCAGGAATTTTTTTCATTAAATCAGCAGCCATTTTCAATTGCGCCTGAGCCTGATTTTTTGTTTTTTACCGAACAACATAAAGAGGCCCTTGCCCACCTTACGTACGGACTACAAGGTAATGGCGGGTTTGTTGTTTTAACAGGAGAAGTCGGCACGGGAAAAACCAGTGTTTGTCGCTTTCTATTACAAGATATGCCAGCCGATACAGATGTTGCTTCCATTACTAATCCAGCGGTGTCTGAAATTGCTTTGCTTGTTGAAATTTGTAACCAATTCTCTATCAGTTACGATCGCGATAACATCTCTCTTAAAGTAATGTTTGATGCCCTAGCTTCATGGATGTTAGAGAATCACCAACATGGACGCCATGCAATTGTATTAATTGATGAAGCACAGCACCTTTCGTTTAATGTTTTAGAGCAATTACGCCTATTAACCAATATCGAGTCTGATAACCAAAAGCCACTGCAAATTATTCTTGTCGGTCAAACTGACCTACAAAAGAAGCTGTTAACAAAAGAGTTACGCCAACTATCGCAGCGTATAACTGCCCGCTATCATTTGCGAGGCTTAAACAAACAAGAAACTAGCTTTTATATTCACCATCGCCTTAATCGTTCTGGCGCCAAAGGACCAATATTTGATCCGCAATCTATACCCGTCATTTATAAAGCCAGTCGTGGTATTCCAAAGCTTATTAACCAGATATGCGATCGTTGTTTGTTAAGTGCTTATACACAATCATCTATTAGCATTAGCGCACCTATTGCTAAGCAAGCGATTAGCGAAGCTGAACTTCCTAAACACCCGCACCCTTTTGCGCCCTACATACCCCATAGCGTGGCAATTGTTTCGGTAATCTTAACAGTGTTTATTATCAATTCGCAGGCGCCTGCAATTGCTAATTACTTTAAAGACTCTGAAGAACAGGCAATGCAAAAAGAGTGGTTAAAAATAATAAATAATGCCAATACACAGCCAAGCCCAGCGGTCAGCGAACAAGTAGATGCCTCGGGCAATCCACCGTCGGTTACAACGCTTACCGCCGTAGGTACTTTATTAGCCATGCCAAGCAGTAGTTATAGTTTGCAACTAGCCGCATTACCAAATGAAAGCTCTGTGGAGCGTTTTTTCGACGAGTATCCAAGATTAAAAGGAAAGACATATCTCTACCATGGTGTTACATCTAAAAAGTCCAAATATATTATTTTATTAGGCACTTTTCATACCTATAAAATGGCCAAGCTTGCGAGTAAAGAGTTTCAAAATCAGTTCCCTAAAATAGACCCTTGGATTAAAGATTACAAAACGATACACCGCGATATAGAATAA
- a CDS encoding multifunctional CCA addition/repair protein, with translation MRKFLVGGAVRDKLLQLSVKDCDYMVVGSTPEELLSLGYQQVGKDFPVFLHPQTGDEYALARTERKAGSGYNGFSCYSGQDVTLEEDLIRRDLTINAIAEDEHGERFDPYHGQQDIKDKILRHVSPAFSEDPLRVLRVARFAARFHSLGFSIASETMHLMQQLSESGELSYLTPERVWTETEKALATGAPQIYFQVLRDCGALEHLFPEIDNLFGVPGPKRWHPEIDTGIHTLMVVEQSVLLSDDIAFRFACLVHDLGKALTPKDKWPSHKGHGFLGLAVIKRLCKRLKVPNDCRDLALMVSEHHTLIHSAFELKPSTLLKLMNSCDAWRKPERFLQMLQCCIADSKGRTGFENKPYPSADYVWQAFQAALTVDVQDIIKQGIQGAEIKEALLDARIKAVAIYKENIQQ, from the coding sequence ATGCGTAAATTTTTGGTCGGGGGCGCAGTTCGCGATAAATTATTACAGCTTAGCGTTAAAGATTGCGACTACATGGTGGTGGGATCAACGCCAGAGGAACTGTTATCACTTGGTTATCAGCAGGTAGGAAAAGATTTCCCTGTTTTTTTACACCCACAAACCGGTGACGAGTATGCGCTCGCTCGTACAGAGCGAAAAGCGGGCAGTGGTTACAATGGCTTTAGCTGCTACAGTGGCCAAGATGTTACCCTTGAAGAGGATTTAATTCGACGCGATTTAACCATTAATGCCATTGCTGAAGATGAGCATGGCGAACGCTTTGACCCTTATCATGGTCAGCAAGATATTAAAGATAAAATACTACGACATGTTTCACCTGCTTTTAGCGAAGACCCCTTACGAGTATTGCGTGTCGCACGTTTTGCAGCGCGTTTTCACTCACTTGGTTTTAGCATTGCATCAGAAACAATGCATTTGATGCAACAGTTGAGTGAAAGTGGTGAATTAAGTTATTTAACCCCAGAGCGCGTATGGACTGAAACGGAAAAAGCATTAGCGACAGGGGCACCACAGATCTATTTCCAAGTATTGCGTGATTGTGGTGCACTAGAACACCTCTTTCCTGAAATTGATAATCTATTTGGTGTTCCGGGACCTAAACGATGGCACCCAGAAATAGATACCGGCATTCACACTTTGATGGTTGTTGAGCAATCGGTTTTGTTATCGGATGATATTGCATTTCGATTTGCTTGTTTAGTGCATGACTTAGGCAAGGCGTTAACACCGAAAGATAAATGGCCAAGTCATAAAGGGCATGGTTTTTTAGGCCTCGCTGTCATTAAACGGTTATGTAAACGCCTTAAGGTACCCAATGACTGTCGCGATTTAGCGTTAATGGTCAGTGAGCATCATACTTTGATTCACAGTGCATTTGAGCTCAAGCCGAGCACCCTGTTAAAGCTGATGAATAGCTGTGATGCATGGCGAAAACCAGAACGTTTTTTGCAGATGTTGCAGTGTTGCATTGCAGACTCAAAAGGGCGAACAGGTTTTGAAAATAAGCCTTACCCAAGTGCCGATTATGTCTGGCAAGCATTTCAGGCAGCTTTAACTGTGGATGTGCAAGATATTATCAAACAAGGTATTCAAGGGGCTGAAATCAAAGAAGCATTACTTGATGCCCGGATTAAAGCGGTTGCTATTTACAAAGAAAATATCCAACAATAG
- a CDS encoding ABC transporter permease, producing the protein MSQSLATISLANLAFAFIPVVVVIVIMCKWSLDIKRPLHAFARMLAQLLLVGYFLTYLFESDSAPIVLAMLLVMILFSSWIALSNITVSRWALLKSAVLATSVAGGFTLVMVTQGVLQLTPWYHAQTVIPLAGMIFANCMNSISLSGERFFAEQARGEGNTEAKKIAFQASIIPNVNALFAVGIVSLPGMMTGQILSGISPFIAARYQIMVMCMVFAAAGIASAIFLTLLISKELKR; encoded by the coding sequence ATGAGTCAATCATTAGCAACGATTAGTCTTGCAAACTTAGCCTTTGCCTTTATTCCGGTTGTGGTGGTTATTGTTATTATGTGTAAGTGGTCGTTAGATATAAAACGGCCCTTACATGCCTTCGCGCGTATGCTTGCGCAGCTTTTATTGGTGGGGTATTTTTTAACTTATCTTTTTGAAAGTGATAGTGCCCCGATTGTTCTGGCAATGTTGCTAGTGATGATTCTTTTTTCTAGTTGGATTGCGCTCAGTAATATCACTGTTTCACGCTGGGCACTGTTAAAATCTGCGGTGCTAGCAACAAGCGTCGCAGGGGGATTTACATTGGTAATGGTGACGCAGGGCGTGCTCCAATTAACACCTTGGTATCACGCACAAACCGTGATCCCATTAGCGGGAATGATTTTTGCTAACTGTATGAATAGTATTAGTTTAAGTGGAGAGCGTTTCTTTGCCGAGCAAGCACGAGGTGAGGGGAACACAGAAGCGAAAAAAATTGCCTTTCAAGCTTCTATTATCCCTAATGTTAACGCGTTGTTTGCAGTAGGTATAGTGTCACTGCCTGGCATGATGACAGGGCAAATATTATCGGGTATCTCGCCGTTTATCGCAGCCAGATACCAAATAATGGTGATGTGCATGGTATTTGCTGCTGCAGGGATCGCGTCAGCAATTTTTCTTACATTACTGATATCAAAAGAATTAAAAAGGTGA
- a CDS encoding undecaprenyl-diphosphate phosphatase has translation MSTLEIVVLALIQGLTEFLPISSSAHLILPSVLLGWQDQGLAFDLVLNIGTLGAVLIYFRREVFNMSQAWVTSVKTKQQTQDSKLAWWIIWATIPAAAIGYFGKDLIEMYLRSGYVIAFSTLIFGLLLWWADSQAKQLKTEYQTGIKGALIIGFAQVLALIPGTSRSGITITAGLMLGLTRNAAARFSFLMSIPIISMASGYDLLKFILSDEHVDWTGLLLGAGVSFISAILCIHVFLILLNKVGMLPFVIYRLLLAAVLFYVLF, from the coding sequence ATGTCTACACTTGAAATTGTTGTACTCGCTTTAATTCAGGGCTTAACTGAATTTTTACCTATATCCAGTTCCGCACATCTCATTTTACCTTCCGTCTTACTCGGTTGGCAGGATCAAGGTTTAGCCTTTGACCTGGTGCTTAATATTGGTACCTTAGGTGCCGTATTAATCTACTTTAGACGTGAAGTGTTTAATATGTCACAGGCATGGGTAACATCGGTTAAAACCAAGCAACAAACCCAAGATAGTAAACTTGCGTGGTGGATTATTTGGGCGACTATTCCAGCGGCAGCCATTGGTTACTTCGGCAAAGACCTGATCGAGATGTATCTGCGTAGTGGTTATGTCATCGCCTTTAGCACACTTATTTTTGGTCTTTTACTTTGGTGGGCAGACTCACAGGCAAAGCAGCTTAAAACAGAATATCAAACGGGCATTAAAGGTGCGTTGATCATTGGTTTTGCACAGGTTTTAGCACTTATTCCCGGCACATCCCGCTCAGGAATAACGATCACTGCGGGCCTAATGCTTGGACTAACACGTAATGCAGCTGCGCGTTTCTCATTTTTAATGTCGATTCCAATTATATCAATGGCATCTGGCTACGATCTGCTGAAGTTTATTTTATCTGATGAACATGTTGATTGGACGGGGTTATTACTTGGCGCAGGTGTTTCTTTTATTAGTGCAATTTTATGTATTCATGTGTTTCTTATTTTATTAAATAAAGTCGGCATGTTGCCCTTTGTTATCTACCGTTTGCTTTTAGCTGCGGTACTATTTTATGTGCTGTTTTAA
- the folK gene encoding 2-amino-4-hydroxy-6-hydroxymethyldihydropteridine diphosphokinase, whose protein sequence is MAQVFVGIGSSINRTKNIQLGIIALQTTFGELAISPVYESEAVGFSGGNFYNLVVSFESQLTAKQIINTLKKIELQQGRPEKAIKFAPRTLDLDLLLHDQLIDNSLDIPRAEILRNAFVLQPLADIAPQLEHPTAQKTYRQLWHDFPKDQQKLWSIETLINC, encoded by the coding sequence GTGGCACAGGTCTTTGTCGGTATCGGCTCAAGCATCAATAGAACTAAAAATATCCAATTAGGCATTATCGCTTTGCAAACCACCTTTGGCGAGCTAGCTATTTCACCTGTTTATGAAAGTGAAGCGGTCGGTTTTAGTGGCGGTAACTTTTATAACTTGGTGGTGAGCTTTGAAAGTCAGCTTACTGCAAAACAGATAATTAACACATTAAAAAAAATAGAGCTTCAGCAGGGGCGACCAGAGAAAGCAATTAAATTTGCACCGCGCACATTGGATTTAGACCTACTATTGCATGACCAGCTAATCGATAATTCGCTAGATATCCCCCGAGCAGAGATTTTGCGTAATGCTTTTGTGTTACAGCCTCTAGCAGATATCGCACCACAGCTCGAACACCCAACAGCCCAGAAAACATACCGGCAGCTATGGCATGACTTCCCTAAGGACCAGCAAAAGCTATGGTCCATTGAAACCCTTATTAACTGCTAA
- the folB gene encoding dihydroneopterin aldolase, with the protein MDIVFIKQLEVISTIGVYEWEKSLQQKLYFDLEMAFDNRPAAASDDINLALNYFSVSEVVNQFAQKHQFELIETMAERVAALIMEQFSVPWIKLTLHKPGALPKAASLGVQIERGIR; encoded by the coding sequence ATGGATATTGTTTTTATTAAGCAGTTAGAGGTAATTAGCACTATTGGTGTTTATGAGTGGGAAAAATCATTACAGCAAAAGCTCTACTTTGATTTAGAGATGGCTTTTGATAATCGCCCAGCAGCCGCGAGCGATGATATCAATCTTGCACTTAACTATTTTAGTGTTTCAGAAGTCGTTAACCAGTTTGCCCAAAAGCATCAATTCGAATTAATTGAAACGATGGCAGAACGTGTCGCAGCGCTGATTATGGAACAGTTTTCTGTGCCATGGATAAAACTGACACTGCATAAACCCGGTGCACTACCTAAAGCAGCTAGCTTAGGCGTACAAATTGAACGCGGTATTCGCTAG
- the plsY gene encoding glycerol-3-phosphate 1-O-acyltransferase PlsY produces MIYLTTLLFMLCAYLFGGLNGAILLCRIKGWPDPRTQGSKNPGTTNILRFHHAQAASAVLIFDLLKGTLPVYIAYFLGYSPFVIGLIGIAACLGHIFPPYFQFKGGKAVATGLGTLLPLGMDMTGLLMLTWLFTVAVSGYASLAAIITAIAAPFYVAQIKPEYTVSVIMLSILIVLRHGSNIRRLIAGKEKKIVNWKQ; encoded by the coding sequence ATGATTTACCTTACGACTCTTTTATTTATGTTGTGTGCATACCTTTTCGGCGGGCTAAATGGCGCCATTTTATTGTGTCGGATTAAAGGTTGGCCTGATCCTCGTACGCAAGGGTCTAAAAATCCAGGTACCACTAATATTTTACGCTTTCATCACGCACAGGCTGCCAGTGCAGTACTTATTTTTGATCTGTTAAAAGGCACTTTGCCTGTTTATATTGCTTATTTTCTTGGCTATAGCCCTTTTGTTATCGGTCTTATTGGTATTGCTGCCTGTCTAGGTCATATATTCCCTCCCTATTTTCAATTCAAAGGTGGTAAAGCGGTTGCTACAGGCTTAGGGACATTATTACCACTAGGCATGGATATGACGGGGTTATTAATGCTAACTTGGTTGTTTACGGTCGCGGTAAGTGGCTATGCTTCGTTGGCTGCTATCATTACCGCTATCGCTGCGCCTTTTTATGTTGCGCAGATAAAGCCTGAATATACTGTTTCTGTCATTATGCTTTCAATACTCATTGTTTTGCGTCATGGCAGTAATATTCGACGTTTAATAGCAGGCAAAGAGAAAAAAATAGTGAACTGGAAACAATAA
- a CDS encoding cytochrome c5 family protein produces the protein MELTVQLIKRITLLIGLTASLFSATAFAEVDIAERIAPVGDVYLDGEIATASTKSESNEPAGPRSGEKVYNTFCVACHGTGAAGAPIKGKASDWTARIAQGEETLIKHAIEGFNAMPAKGTCMDCSDDEIIATVKFLTQGL, from the coding sequence ATGGAGTTAACTGTGCAGCTTATTAAACGTATCACCCTACTTATTGGTTTAACCGCTAGCTTATTTTCTGCAACAGCGTTTGCTGAAGTGGATATCGCTGAGCGTATTGCACCAGTAGGCGATGTTTACCTAGATGGTGAAATTGCTACGGCAAGCACTAAAAGTGAATCAAATGAACCTGCAGGGCCTCGCTCTGGTGAAAAAGTTTACAACACTTTTTGTGTTGCTTGTCATGGAACTGGTGCCGCGGGCGCACCAATCAAAGGTAAAGCAAGTGACTGGACAGCACGTATTGCACAGGGTGAAGAAACATTGATAAAGCACGCTATCGAAGGCTTCAATGCAATGCCAGCTAAAGGTACTTGTATGGATTGTAGCGATGATGAAATTATTGCGACCGTTAAGTTCTTAACTCAAGGACTATAG
- a CDS encoding aldo/keto reductase, which translates to MSNVEKVLMSPQGPEFSQLVQGYWRLGAWEMSAQERLTFLKQHVELGISTVDNAAIYGDSEQLFGEALALDPSMREQIQIVSKFGINGIPAAIGEKRVSHYDSSKSLILSSTENSLKRLGVEQLDALLVHRPDFLMDVDVVAETFAELKASGKVKHFGVSNFSASQFELLQSRLDTPLITNQVEINPINFDVLEDGTTDQLQRLRIRPMAWSCLAGGGIFSADSEQARRLRGTLLELQVELDANSIEQVIFAWVLKHPANAVALIGSGKIERVQETLGALALNMNTEQWYRVWTASKGHGVA; encoded by the coding sequence ATGAGTAATGTAGAAAAAGTTTTAATGTCGCCACAAGGCCCCGAATTTTCTCAGTTAGTACAAGGTTACTGGCGTTTAGGCGCTTGGGAAATGAGCGCACAAGAACGATTAACCTTTTTAAAGCAACATGTAGAGTTAGGTATTTCAACCGTCGATAACGCCGCTATTTATGGTGATAGTGAGCAGTTATTTGGTGAGGCATTAGCCCTTGATCCGAGTATGCGCGAGCAAATCCAAATTGTGTCTAAGTTTGGTATTAATGGCATTCCTGCTGCGATTGGTGAGAAGCGTGTCTCCCATTATGACAGTAGTAAATCACTGATTTTATCTTCCACTGAAAATTCACTAAAACGTCTAGGTGTTGAACAATTAGATGCACTGCTCGTTCATCGCCCTGACTTTTTAATGGATGTTGATGTGGTCGCTGAAACCTTTGCTGAACTTAAAGCGAGTGGTAAAGTAAAACATTTTGGTGTGTCTAATTTTAGTGCTTCGCAATTTGAGTTGTTGCAGTCGCGCCTAGATACTCCTTTGATCACTAATCAAGTAGAGATCAATCCAATTAACTTTGATGTATTAGAAGATGGTACAACGGATCAATTACAACGCTTACGTATTCGCCCAATGGCTTGGTCATGTTTAGCGGGTGGCGGTATTTTTTCGGCAGATAGCGAACAAGCAAGACGTTTACGTGGCACATTATTAGAGTTGCAAGTTGAGCTAGATGCAAACTCAATTGAACAGGTTATCTTTGCTTGGGTCTTAAAACATCCTGCGAATGCCGTGGCATTAATTGGTTCGGGTAAAATAGAACGTGTGCAAGAAACCTTAGGCGCACTTGCGCTTAATATGAATACTGAACAGTGGTATCGAGTTTGGACTGCATCAAAAGGGCATGGTGTCGCTTAA
- a CDS encoding LysE family transporter yields MLTLIHLLAVMSPGPDFAIVVRQSISFDRKTALITSLGIGTGIAVHMLYTLLGLGFIITQSETGFLIAQIVGISYLCYLAFNLLKSQPQDAHNDQFTIDNNKAHHRKAFMLGIMTNLLNPKATLFFLAIFTTIVSLSTPLWVQTIYAGWIIFTTISWFFLVSFFFSQKRIRAKFVSHGYLFERLMGVVLLLFAAKLIWGLI; encoded by the coding sequence ATGTTAACACTGATCCACCTACTTGCCGTTATGAGCCCCGGCCCTGATTTTGCGATTGTTGTCAGACAAAGCATCAGTTTTGATCGTAAAACAGCGCTTATTACTAGCCTTGGTATTGGCACGGGTATCGCCGTACATATGCTGTATACCTTGCTTGGTCTAGGCTTTATTATCACCCAATCAGAAACAGGCTTTTTAATTGCACAAATAGTGGGGATTAGTTATTTATGTTACTTAGCATTTAATCTCCTCAAAAGTCAGCCACAAGACGCGCATAATGATCAGTTTACTATTGATAATAACAAAGCACACCATCGAAAGGCGTTTATGCTTGGTATTATGACCAACCTATTAAACCCTAAAGCAACGCTTTTCTTTTTAGCTATATTTACCACAATCGTAAGCTTAAGCACCCCACTTTGGGTGCAAACGATCTATGCAGGTTGGATTATTTTCACCACGATTAGTTGGTTTTTCTTGGTCTCTTTTTTCTTTTCACAAAAAAGAATACGCGCAAAATTTGTCAGTCACGGCTATTTATTCGAACGTTTGATGGGTGTTGTTTTATTGCTTTTTGCAGCAAAGCTGATCTGGGGATTAATATAA
- the mobB gene encoding molybdopterin-guanine dinucleotide biosynthesis protein B: MMSSLNNFSVPLLGFAAYSGTGKTTLLTQLIPQLTALGLNIAVVKHSHHDIEIDKPGKDSYQLRKAGACQLLLAGTKRAILFNEYEKKEDKKLSEQLQLLDADCLDLVLVEGYRDEPFNKIELHRSSLNKAYLFENDTNIIALASDKKLQNCHVTQLDINNLSQLIQFILDYLQTQRSKLNR; encoded by the coding sequence ATGATGTCATCATTAAATAATTTTTCTGTGCCCCTATTAGGTTTTGCTGCTTATAGTGGCACCGGAAAAACTACATTATTAACACAACTTATTCCGCAATTAACTGCACTTGGTTTAAACATTGCTGTCGTTAAACATAGCCATCATGATATTGAGATAGATAAACCGGGTAAGGATAGTTATCAGCTTCGCAAAGCGGGAGCTTGTCAATTATTGTTAGCGGGCACAAAACGCGCCATTCTTTTCAATGAGTATGAGAAAAAAGAGGATAAAAAACTGAGTGAGCAGTTGCAGTTACTCGATGCAGACTGTTTAGATTTAGTGCTGGTAGAAGGTTATCGTGATGAGCCCTTTAATAAAATAGAGTTGCACCGTTCGTCACTAAATAAAGCTTACCTATTTGAAAATGACACCAATATTATTGCGTTAGCGAGCGATAAGAAGCTGCAAAACTGTCATGTAACACAGTTAGATATTAATAACTTATCGCAGTTAATTCAGTTTATTTTAGATTATTTGCAAACACAGCGCTCAAAGCTTAATAGGTGA